CACGCCCCTACTGGATGCGTCCATATCCCAATTCTCCCAACGCCTCTTATCAATGGTGCAAGTAGATTGTTCGTTCCGCCCTATCTCCCGACTTTCTCTGTCCTGACTTCGATCTTTTCCTGACCTTTTTACGCTTTCGCTGATCTACTACTCCCGCCTGCTCGCGGTGCTCTGGTCCTGTGCAGCTGGTTGTTCCCATCCGCCCTCAGAGACTTCAATTTCATGACACATGTGCCCATCATTAACTCCCTTCTTACCATACAAACTAAGGCAGTTGCTGTAGCATTCCATCGCCCCTCGCTGATCTACTGCGATTTTCCCTACTCTACCGCAAATCAGTGGGTACTTTACCGCCAGATGAGCCGTTGATATCACTGCGCAGAGGCGATTCAACGTGTTCCGTCCTATGATGACGTTGTATGTCGCCACAACCTACAAGACCAAATACCTTATGCGCAGAAGCTCAGCTTTTTCGCCAACCCCAAAGACCGTAACCAAATCCACGTAGTCGCGCACCCGGACCTGCTTCCTCGAGAAACCTACCAGGGTCCCCGTGTACGGCTTCAAATCCTTGTCTGTTAATCCCAACTGATCAAATGCATCTCCGTAAATGATATCCGTGGAACTGCCCTGGTCCATAAGCACTCTTTGCACATTAAAGCCATTgattcttaccattaccaccACCAGATCGTCTTTGTGCGTCTCAATCCCCTCAAAATCTGCCGACGATATCACTATATCTGGGTGTTGACAACCAAATGAGGATGGATACTCTTGTACCGACGCTACCGCCTTCTCATGCTTTCGTCTCGCCGTCGACGTGCTGCCGCCCTCGCCGAAGCCCCCTGCGATTTTGTTGATCGTTTCAACTGATGACTTGACATCGCTGTTGAAAGTTtcttcagctcctttcttccttGCCACCTTCGTCCTCCTCTTTCGTGCCGCTGGCGCTCGCCGACGGCCACCTTGTTGGTCCTTGTCTGATTCGCGGTCTTTTGCTCGTGATCACGTCGCTCTGATCAGCCTTCCGACTTTGCCTTTCAACGTGAAACAATTACTGGTGTCATGGCCTTCCAAGTGGTGATATTCGCACCACTTTGTCCGGCCTTCCACCCCTCGCCATGAATCAATTCCGTTCTTGCCATTCTCGATTGCTTGCGTCACCTCCACCTCATGTAGCAACTTTGCCAATTCTTCGTTCGAGCACCTCTTTGGCCTCCCACGCCGGCGAGGACCGGTTGTCCGCCGCGGGCGTAGTCGTTCAATGTCCTCCTTTCTCGAACAAGGTTGCTTCCCTTCAAATTTCTCAACAAATGGCACGACCTCCTTGTCCTTTCGCGTACTATTTGCTTCATTTCTCCGTATCCGTTTTCCCGCCAGCGACACATTCCTTCGACCGCTTACCTTTTCTACCTTTACACGTTTCCTCTTGAATGCATCGTCCTCCTCTTCTAGAATGTAGGCACTCGCCCGGGCGCGAGCCTCTGTCATCGAGTGCGCTGGTTTCCGACTCAGCTTGCTGTTAAGCTTTCCCGGCAGCAATCCATTTTTGAAAGAGCGCGCGCATGCCTAAGGCTCCGACTCCTCGATTTTCACGGACGCATCACTGTACCGCTTCACGTATTGCTTCAAAGTTTCTCGCTCCATCTGTCGAACGTCATACAGATCCTCAACTGTAACCTGCTCGATCTTGCTTGTAGAGAActgaataaggaattgcgaCGAGAAGTCGCGGAACTTTGCTATGGATCCCCGTGACAAAGTCATAAACCAAGCCATCGCTGCGCCCTTAAATGTAAAtgggaacatcctgcacttcaccgcgtcGGAAGCTGCGCTTATTGCCATCTTCATATTGAAATAAAGCAAATGATCCTTTGGATCAGTTTGCCCGCTGTACGCTGCCAACACAAGGCTCCTCATGTCATCCGGTATGGCCGCCTCTCTCACCGCCGCTGAGAACGGCTTGAACTTTGTGACGGCTTCAGCTTCCCTCACTTCTTCACCCCACTGCTTGAGGCGATAGTGCTCTAATTCCTCCTGTAAACAATCGCTTTGTTGTCTTATGTCGCCACCTCGTGCACGGTGCGCCTCTGCGCGGCGCAACCTCCTTCTTACGCGACGCGGTGGGAAACCGTGCCTCTGCTCTAGCTCCTCGTTGCGCCGTCGGCGACGTAACTCCATCAAGTTCCGTTAGATGACTAGAGTTTAACCGAAAATCCAAAAATCGAAGTAAAATTGCACATAAAATTAGAtttctctcaaccaaatcacaatccacgtagtccgggaatcgaaatctactgatccccacagacggcgctaaatgttctatccaagaacatagagatgaggtacggtacctagagtgaaaggatcgtgatgtgagaatctagagagagtaagagcaTAGCCGCTTAGAGAGAAaacaactgaatttcaatcttctTATTTATCAAATGAGCTAAAAGTCTTTTACATTTTGTAACCGtcgcctatttatagatttggggaatgggcttggcgcccctatcttctcttaatgggccagttggacCTCCCGGGAGAAGGCTCAATTTCCTGGCTTGCACGTCGCCCTGGGCTGGCGCGCCTAGGcaagggaccctagggtctcgcccagtccagttactttagcttataatgaaaatctatgatgatagatgagaggagataaaaaaaaagtgattttaattagagtagtcaaacatgaatcaacttatgcttttctcaaaatctcttaaaaaaaattatagttaaaaatcaatattttttaatctaaacaaacgcacttaaaatagcttaaatagataattaggtttctgctttttcaatagcatactgaaacaacttaaacaatatataagtgattattttaaagaaataagtgattatttcatgaagtaagcaataacaaacagtttctatgcaaaatgttcaattgagttcaatttgttttcctcaatcaaatattaaacatacatggttatatatgtaattaaaatcatggttctgttATATTAacttggagttaccaaacaaaacacacagaacattattgtcctgttccatCCTGTTCTGTCCCGTTTTGTTCTGTTTCGTTCCGTCACCAAACACTACTTTAGTGTTGGTGGAAGGGGAACAAAACGATGAGACAAAGAAACACAGTGGTGAGGAAACCACAAGTATCTGCAAGTGTAAGGACGATGGGTGAGGATGGGAAAGGCAAATCGATTTGTAGAACCAACACCTGAACCGCCGTCAATGGAGGAGGAGAGGCGATTAAGAGTCTACGACGTCATCGATGAGGCATGTTGGACGGAAAGATGAGCAATGAAGGAGAAGACATGGTTGGAGGCTGGCGACGCAAGAGAGGAAAAGCAGTAGAGTGGTGAAATGATTTTGTGAGCTAAAACTAAATTTGTGTTAGTGATATATCTAGTAGAAAAAGTACAAAGGCaggtatattattttttaaaattaatactcGGGCCGGGTGACCCTAAGGTCAACCctaacccgaccctacccgacTCCGGGTAAGTAGGTGGACAATCGGTTTGAGTCCCTTTTTGAGTTTCGGGTCAGGTCCAACCCGACCATAAACGTTCAGGTCAGGCCGGGTCATCGGGTCGGATAGGGTCCTGAACACCCCTACGGTCTTGGACCAAAGAAAACACGATCTTCTTGGAACGACCAAACCTAATAGGCAAACCAAGGTACCTTGAGTGAGATTCCACTGTCTTAACACCCATCCTTTGCTGGATCGAAATTCTGACATTTTCAGCCACGTTTCGACTGAAGGAGATCTTAGATATCTCAAAGCTAACGAACTGACCGGAAGCTCTTTGGTAAGCCAAGAGAAGAGATGAAATAGAATCAGCATCATGAAAAGTATTATAGGTTGTTTGGTGTGATAGAAATATGAGAAGTATACCTCTCAATCTTTTATGTTGGTCCTTTCTCTAAGAtgctcattctttctcttctatctctctTATCTTTCTATCACACCAAACAACCTATAATACTTCTCATATCTTTTTCCCTAGTCATCTTTTATCTTTTCTACTTATCTTCTTTATGTCTCTcttatctctctttttttttgctaaACAAAACGTTACAAAACACATACCAACATAAAAGCGAAAGGTAGCTAAGTAGAGTCCAATCTAGATATACTGGGCCCATTAACTCCTTCCCCTCCCAAATAAACATGTTTCAaaaatttgaccaaaaaaataaaacacacatGTTTCAAAAAGAACACCAACATTctcaccaaaataaaataaacgaaCACCAACATTCAAAACAACCACAAGGACGCGGCGAGAAAGTGAAACACTTCCATGGCACCACACGATCTCCGCCGCCCGTTCAAGCGACCGGCGATCTCCGACCAAGAGAGGCGCAGGCAGCACTCTCTCCTCCGCCAGGCACAGAATCGCCTCGACGCTCAGCGCCACGCTCGCTTCCTTGCCTCCACCGTCTTCTCCCTCTCATCCCAAACCCCCGATTCCTCCGAAATCGAACTCGACCTCGTACCCGAACCCGAAAACCAACCAGAGCCTTCACACAAAGAACTCGACGTCCTCGAAGCCTCGAAGCTGAAGGGCTCAGAAGCTCGCAAATGGTTCTCCAAACAGCTCATGCACCCTGAATGGATGATCGATATCCCTGACTCGCTCTCACCTAACTGGTTCGCTCTCTTACCCTCAATTCAATTCACTCCTTCACACACAACGTTCTTACCCACTTCACTTCACTTCACTTCACTTCACTCAAATTTCAACATTTTTTTGGTTTGCATTTTCAGGTTCGTGTTTGCAAGGCCTTCTGGGAAACGCTGTTTTGTTGTTTCCTGCAATGGAACAACGATAAGCCGGTTGAGGAACGGTTCGGTGCTGCACCGTTTCCCTTCCGCGTTACCAAGCGGCGCAAGGAAGAAGGACTCCGGTTCTTCTCAGTCTTACTCTATACTAGACTGCATCTTTCACGAGGTTTGGTTTCCCACTACTTCTGATTCAATGTCGTGTGTTTTATTAGAACCCGGTTTTACTagagcttatctactagaaaatgcACAAATAAGCTCCAATACTCCGATAAGTGCGTTTTGGTTTGCATCCAAAGATAATGTTGGTGTTTTGTTTGGTGTTGCAGTTGGATCAAACTTACTATGTTATTGACATGGTTTGCTGGCGTGACTACTCACTTTACGATTGCACTGCGGAGTTCAGGTTCTTTTGGTTGAACTCCAAGGTTGCCGAGAGTGGTGCTTGTGACCCTCCTTCGCATTATCACAAGTATAGGTTCAGTTTGGTTCCCGTCTATAGTTGTGACAGGGATGGTCTTTATGCGGCTTATACCGCGCCTGTGCCTTATGTCAAAGACGGTCTTCTCTTTTATAACAAGTAATGACTCTTTTCTTTCATTCCAGGATCTCTTAATGCTAGCCATTTTGCCTGccattttttgttgttttgcactttttttttaaaaattataagtaGCCTTTGGTTTGAAACCAAAGAGGATATAGCAGAACATATGGATGGTGTAATATTCATATTAAGAAAAGGGTATATTTTGGTTCAACTAGACAGGATAAAACCAAAGAGAAAAAAACTAAATAGATTAGATTGTTTCGCTATGTTTTGTTTGTATGCCAGATGCTATCATCATCTTGATATTTCAGGAAGAATGTGTAATAAGCAGATAATGTGAAGCCTTGGTCTTTATATTCCATCTTCCTTTTATGTCTAATGAAGCTTTCAGACATTTAATTTGGTTGCTGTTTGCACTTGTTAGGCTCTTTTGGATTtgatatcatttttattttttaggcaTGCACACTACCAAGCAGGAATAACGCCTTTAGTATTAGTTTGGAAGGATGAGAACTGCAGTCAATATGTTATGGACACGGACAGTAAAGGACAGGTTCCGAACCAGCAGCAGGTGTTCTCCCTTGCTTCCCTTGCATCTTCTCATTACTTGGCTTTCCATGCATTTTCTTTACTGCATTGATATTCCAATCATTTGCTTTTTGGATTTCTAGCCCATGTGATTGGATAGTGGATTTATGGACCATTGATACCCGTTGTAAGGCACTCTATGGGttaatttttttcttgcttGATATTCATTGCAATGGTCTATTCTCTTGAAGCACACAACTCCTAAGGCAATACCAATGCAAACATATGCTTGCCCTGATATAGTTTTGCTTCCTACAGAGATACCGTGTTTGAACATGTGTCCCTGTAAACACTTATTTTGGAGATATCTTATTTGTTAAACTAGATCCTGTAACTACAGAACTAGGAGAGAGAACCTCACCCTCATATGTCATATCAGACTCTGGCTGTCTTCTAATTTTCGGTTGTTTAAAGTGGCATCTTTTCCCTCTTCCCTTCATTTTAGAATGGAAAGTTATACATTATGAACATGTAGTGCTAAGCATCTGGATATTATCCCACTTTTAACTAAGTGGCACTGAAGCTCTGCAGTAAATTTGTAACGGAAATAGTTTGATGAAAATTAACAAATTCATTATTAAAGGAAAGgccttaaaaataaaaaaagggcATAGTTACATTCATtattataactataataatttatgTTTGATATCATTTACAAGTTTTCAGAGGTATAGACGGAGAAATGTCTGGTGTGCTGATGTTGCATGTAGTTTGGTTAAATAGGAGATGATGCTAGATTATATGATTGTTTGTGAATTTGGATTAGCATAACTTGGGGAGGCAGCTTCCCCTGATATTCTTTTTAAAGATTATTTCCTAAGAAAGTTGTTTTCAGACATGCTAGATTCTCAAGGCACAGCTTTTAATAGTATAATATAGGTCACATAGTTAATGAAACATTGCACTTCTATTTGGGAATGGTTTGTGGTAAGTATTTTTTTAGAAACCATGTAAAACTTGAGGCTGAGCCTTGGTGCAATGGTAAGAATGTTAGACCACATACAAATGACCATCCCCAAATCCCCCTTTCAATGGAGAATGCATTGTGGACTTGTGTGCCCTTTAGGCCTTTATAGATATGAAAGTTATTACAACTTTAAAGAGGTCTAATGTCTCCAAATCCACTCATTtttcttaaatatgtttttctggCTTTCCAAACCAGGTGGTTTTGGAGCTTCAAGAAGATGGAAAACTGACCACCTCTGATGATCCTCCAGTGGTATTCGGCTGTTTAGATGGAAGCTTTACACAGCAGGTTTGTTCGAAAGGGATTTTTATATAATAGTAAATTGGTATTCGATGCTTAATGTAGTTATGAGgcttaagttcaaaaaaaaagttatgaggCTTGTCCACTTAGAACTTTACATGCACTGAACTAATACAGATGGTTTACTGAAAAGTGACAATTCTCGATGGGGTAATATGGAAAACTCTGACATGAAATGTAGCAATTAATAAGTTTGTGTCTTAGGCATCAGACTCATTTTGCTATTTATCTTTTACAAAGTAATTCTATTGTAACTTTCTTGAATTTGCAGTCAGAATTGCTCTCAGGATGTCTACTACGGTTTGCAATTGGAGAGGCAGGATTGGTTCTAGTGGATGGGAAGCTTGAGAAAGCTGACCTAAATTATCTTGGCAAGGTCAATCGAGCTCGCGCCTCAGCTGATAGTTTCTCTAAGGTTGTGGGCAAGTATTGTAGTAAACCTTCTAAAACTATCTGCAACCTCTTGTTTTGTTTAAAGATTAACATTTTACTCTGGATGAATAGCAATTCAAAATGGAAAGTTTAACAATGTTGATGTAAATCATTTTAAGGCAATATAAATGACTAAACTAACAGTTTGGTTCTCCAAAGATTCACTTGACGTtaat
This is a stretch of genomic DNA from Lotus japonicus ecotype B-129 chromosome 1, LjGifu_v1.2. It encodes these proteins:
- the LOC130731086 gene encoding uncharacterized protein LOC130731086; amino-acid sequence: MAPHDLRRPFKRPAISDQERRRQHSLLRQAQNRLDAQRHARFLASTVFSLSSQTPDSSEIELDLVPEPENQPEPSHKELDVLEASKLKGSEARKWFSKQLMHPEWMIDIPDSLSPNWFVFARPSGKRCFVVSCNGTTISRLRNGSVLHRFPSALPSGARKKDSGSSQSYSILDCIFHELDQTYYVIDMVCWRDYSLYDCTAEFRFFWLNSKVAESGACDPPSHYHKYRFSLVPVYSCDRDGLYAAYTAPVPYVKDGLLFYNKHAHYQAGITPLVLVWKDENCSQYVMDTDSKGQVPNQQQVVLELQEDGKLTTSDDPPVVFGCLDGSFTQQSELLSGCLLRFAIGEAGLVLVDGKLEKADLNYLGKVNRARASADSFSKVMFQYSVRHSPLRIDDLLGSVSSPVDEESKPCDIEMDG